Genomic DNA from Dermacentor variabilis isolate Ectoservices chromosome 6, ASM5094787v1, whole genome shotgun sequence:
ATGTTACCgtcaattacgatactccctaatgcaaaatttgggcgcagctctatacgcgttttcatttcgcgatatattggctggcgcggaaaatCTGTCTCATGCGGTATGTTGCAAACCCAGCGAAGCGTGGTGCGAtagcctcgctaatcgggagatcgcgagaggccgcGCCTGGGTGGCGCGTGGGCACGGttcacagcagtcgccgcagacagacctgcgCTCAGGCAGTGCTTCGTTGCCATACATGGTATCAGCGGCGTCATCGGTGCACATACGACGCGCGCTacgctggcgccatctcgcagtcatcgtcgccgcagagaCCACCTtgagcggcactacgcttttcttctcgcccttttgccataccctcctgctCCACTTATCGCCTTATTGTTCCGCTGCCTCCTCCGccgccgctttcctcctcgcgctctcttcgctatcgccgtctttcatcccctgctgctGTCAGCGCTCGCTCTTTTATCCTCCGCgatgttcgttcgctcggttacgagggacgcagATGCTGACGCTCGACGCAGGAACGGACGCCTGCGAGTTGCGTTCTCAAAAATTTCCCGAAGTCAGCTTACACAAAACAGGACGATGCCCCACAGTCCGACAGCCCTCTACCCAGCCGAGTCACTTATGGGCCAGACATTGCGCATGCCTCTCAAGTCTATGTGCCTTAATCTCAGGAAGAACGTGATTCAAAAGCAagctaaacaaaaacaaatgCGACAAGGGGGCATCAAAACGCAATTTACCAAACCCTGGATCTCACTTCATCCTAAAGATAATTTAGGTCTGTACCTTTGTGGTTGCCAGCAACAGTTATCAAGCCCACAAGTGCATCATCCCTACAAGTATAAACAGAAGAGGGATCGCATCGTGATAGACAGGGTGGCCATCAGAGACCTGACGATCGGAATTTTCAAGTCCTGCGTCAGAATTTCCCGAGTGAAATTCAGATCTTGTTGTACAAGCCTAGCGAAGAAGTTGTGTCACCTGACGAGGCACCACTGGCAGCAGCGAATCCAGAAACACCGGTAGATGAATCGCTACTGAACACACAGTATTCACCGCCAGCTTCGGGACTGCAGGTGAATGCTGAAGATTCGCAGGTCAAAACTAAAATTCCTTTACGAAGGTCAATTAGAACACGCAAACAAGTCTCTGATTAGTCTCCGTAAAGATAATCCGAAGGTAGGAGGTGTCACAATATACACCTCTGAAAACTAGCGCCCCTTAATGCTAGCGCTTCGTGTTTTATTCCCTGAATAAAAGAAGTGCGCGCGCCAGATCACTAGCAGACGGCGCACGAGTATCGAACCAACATggtgcgagcttttcttttgggGACAATCCTAACAGTGGGCATGAATAGGGTGAGCATATACCGAATCGGAGAGTCTCTTTTAAGAAGCGAAAATCCATTATGGAGAGAATGAGGTTCTAGAGATTTGTGGAGGCCCAACATTTGTTCACTGGCCAGTTTCGAGGAGCACCTGATGGGGGCACACATCTTGTCTCTCCCCCCTACAGCTCCCATAGGCACGTCTGCCGACACCTGCTATGTGCAGGCCTGCGCGACACACTCAGGCGACTCCCCATGCGAGACGTCTGTCACAAGCGCGGGCAGATTAGGAAAGACGAGGGATCGAAAACGTTTATTATCCGCACTGAATCGGCTTTAGGAAGCTCTTTCTCCAGAGCTCTGAATACGGGCAAGTACCCGGACGCTGATGCGGAGGAACAGTGAGGTGCGTTCGCCGTTGTCCGCGTGGTCGGGTCCTTAGGTTCAATGTGTCCGTTATGATGGGCACTTGGAGGACCTGTAGAAAATATTTCTTCTCTACGCGGTCGTTCGGCGTCCGGGCGATGACGTGCACACCCCGATCACGCCACCGGCGCACGCTTGCGGCGTTCAGCGTGTTTGTGTCCGCCAGTAAGGCGGACGCACCTGTCACGTAATGGAGCAGGCCGGTGTTAAGCGCGAGCTCGAGGAACCAGTCGGCGACGCCCGCTTTAAGATGCTCCTTGAGGGTGTCGAAGCGCGGACGCCACTTTTCCACGTCCTCGTACGCCAGCAACCCGGGGCGCCAAGTCAGCGCTGTCACGATGTCTGGATTACGGTACCGGAGGGCGTAAATGAAGAGCGGGTCGTAGGAGGAGACGAGCCCTCTACGGTACAGTTTGGGTCGCTGGCGGAACAACATGTCGAGCAGTGCCACGGCGCGCTCATCGTACCGCTTCACGCGGACGATGAACCGCAGACCGAGCCGAAGGCACTCGTGGACGCCTTCTTCGAGAGTGGGAACGCGAACGCAGAGGCAGTTCTCGGACAGCGGATGCTTGCTGCCGGCGTCCAGTCGCCGCAGGTCTTCGAAAGACGTTTCTGCGAGCAAGCCCTCACCGTTGGTGGTGCGCTCCAGGCTTTCGCCATAGAAGAGGACGCCTGCATCGTCGCGCGTGAAGGACAGGTCCACCACGATCCCCTCCGCCATTCTCTCGGCCGCCACTTGCATGGCGGCCAGGGTGTTTTCCGGCGCGTGCAGTCCGGCGCCGCcgtgcgcgaacacaggcggctGTCGCGAGGTGTCGCCACCGTCGTCTTTCCCGAAGATCGCCTCCACGGCGAGTTCGTTGTCGACGGGGGACAGAGAACACAATCGGATGACGTAAGAGGCGATCGCTACTGATATTAACGTCACCTGGAGCCAAGCCATAGCCCCGAGTATAGCGAAGCCGCATACGAGCTCGCCGTGGAACGTGCAGCAGAAGCAGGGTGCGCAGGAAGGCGCAGCGGACGTCCCGACGGCCAGGGATACGACTCGGTTGACGCACGAGCCCTAGCAGATGCGCGGAAGCAGCTAGGGCTCGTGATACGCATAACGCGCGATCGCGATGACGATGGTGGTGATCACAGGCAATGACACATGCCTACAACGCAAAATTGGCCAAGAAACGGCGGTAGAGCATTTAGAAAGGAGGCGGTGATAGTATAATAGTGATAACGAAAATATTAAAATCTCAAAAGATTGATGATACAATTATTTACTTGAATACTTAAAAAGACTGTGAGCTGGTGACGGTTGCCTATCGTCCTATGGTTAATACCCTTTATGGGGGAGTTACTAAGTATTTGGCGCATAAAAATAGAATGAAATAACGAGAAAGTTATACAACAAACTGATACATTCTGGGAGAATTATTTTAATtatgatgttttttttatttatgggattttacgtgttaaaacccgcatatgattatgaggcacgctgcaggTCGTGACTTCGAATTAATGTTGAGCCCGTGAGGTCCCTTAGCATGCAAACAACGCCCTGTGCAAGAGCCTTCTGCTCGCTATGAATGTCGATGTTTATGCGAAgagtattgaagcaatgaatcCACACACCATATTGTCGTCACCGAAACGCGTCACGTATGTGGTGTGTACCGCCGCCGGCCTCCTTTCTCGCGCTTCCCTCCGAACGCGCTGTGCCGTCTGGCACTGCCGCTTCAAAGTGCGCGCGTGTCCTCCGAGATGCTTGGCGCTCCGACGCGTATGAGTACTGAAGATTGTTTCCGCATTGACCGCGCGCACTCACGGCGCAGCGCGATAAATATGTCGAGCTGCTGTCCTTCAGGAACCCGTGTGACGCGGTTTGGATTCTGcccagcaccggataaattttaaaGGAATTTTATACCCATGATCTGATGCTGCTTTGTTGAAAAAGAACcatgttcgaaaccaaccattggCAGTACTTGGGTCTCTTACTATGTAATACTGGCTCTGTGCCGattttcaatgaacatctttcgggccaacttgggtcactgggtatgcatGCCACTCACTTGTTATGTGCTTACGATTTCACCCGTACGGGGCGGATTCGAAGCCTTgccatatatattcagacaagctTGTCTGAATGCCCATTCAAGTACGCGCCACTAATCGGGTGGTGCGATGGTTCAAGAAAATACAAAGTAATAGCGAACATAGCTCGAAACGAAATTCGTAACTAGAAATCGTGAAACTAAAAGCCATATGACAATCACAACTGAATATTACAGCCAGcgcgtggcgctggctaacactctcggGCTATAGATATATagcatacatacacatatacagaagaaaatgaaTGGTAGAGTAGCCGCCACCGTAGCCCAATCTGTAGCGCCTCGCACACGCAATGCGAAAGACGCGGGCTCGGCTCCCACTGGTGGTGACGTTGTCTTGTCGTCTACTCGCACATTTCCCTCCTCCCTATTAATTTTACATTTCATTTAAAAGCAGAATTAACGTCCCCTAGGCTTTCCTTCGCTTCATTGgctgttggcttcatgtggttctgaatagcaaaaaaaaaaaaaatcgcagttccgtTTGAAAGGAAAGCACCGATTccgatagtaaattagtagatagctgtacgaagtaagaataTAGTTTGAAAACATtctctaactaaattaacaattataTAGTATGTAAGCGGGACTCAACGATtacgtagaaagaaacacacacagcgctgtctttgtgtatctgcttctttctacgtcattgttcagtcgcgcttacacattctatcatggattcaaatgaactagcccaccaacgtgttttaactaaattaaccagcacggtgtcacggcCGCACAGGTAATTTAAACATAAAAacgtctcgctcgatgagcgcggaaactcactgtcaaaattctggagtgatgaatcgcggcagcagcaagcgaattgaccttcaggcatctctcgcttcagcgcgaacaaaataacaaaagcacatcgcatacgaagctaccggcactgcgcgcactcatcaaacatcgcagatcgccttgAAGTTGAGggccgcgcgggcgcgcactttggctacgtcgcagatcgcttccaagacacacgagcaccggcaacgtgtccctacggcgtccgccggaggcgtctactacggcgtccgcggttctcatggccaacgccgtagtagacgccgcgcttgtctccattctgtacggagcggcgggcgaggaggacatcgaggcaccctagcagccaccggagaacgtccctcctccctcgcctgacctcCATGTCTTgtgcgccacaggagagggcacgcatccgggccgcgttcctcgctcgcgcacgcaagATTCAACCGCGTTCGCAGACTCACCCtaacacgctttcactcatacggaacctcacggcgacggcgacggcagaaatgcgccttgagtgtccatataattgctatcgcaataaaaacaaagcCCCACTGTTCCTCGTCGTGTTCATCGCAACAGAGCCGCGCACAAGGAGACTTAATTGACACACCCAGACTTGAGTCCTTGATAGGCAGCTTTTACAGGTTCTGACAACATTTTAATGTATGTACATTTAATTTATCATTCGTTCATATGCGACGTAACAACAGTCTAATTGAAGAACGTCACCGATAAAGCACCATACTCTGTTCAAACTTCACCATTGCCAGGCTAGCGCGTAGCTATAAAGCTAACAACGCCGGTGAAGGCATTTCCAACCTTACGGCGCAACACAGCGAAGCATAATCGAGGTTATCACATAACATTAGTAACATGTCCTTCATACTCATCGATCACGAGCTATAAAGCAGACTAGCAGGCGCCGTTAAAGTTATTTTTGAGTCGAGAGGATCAGTTTCGACCTGGTAGTAGCCGTGCCACTGAAACGGGGCTAGTCAGTACAGTTTGTTTTCGCCGCCTTTGGGATTCTTGGAGCGAGATAGAGTTTGTTGGAGCActgcgagaagaagaaaaagaagacacacacaGATTGTTGCACGAGCAAATTAGAGTGGTGGTGAAGGCGACGACGTTAGAGAAATAATGACATGGCATTTCCAactgttacttcttttttttttgctttatatgaTGGTTTTAGATAATGGAACCACACCAAATTGCTGGGAAGCCTCAGAACGCATTAATAATTCGCTGTTAACTTTTATACGGGCCAGTTTGGGATTCTTTTACGGGAAGGCGTatgtgtcatgacgtcatgatgcaGAATGTGGCCATGTGGGAGCAATACGTCATGACGTTTTGGCATTCCCTCTGGTTCTCTCGGTCGTCTGCTATGCTTGACTCGTTGCACGGCCCAATGTCAAGGTCGAGAACGTCACATAACGAAAATAATGAAATTTGGCAAAGATGACGACAGTACCCTTTCAAAAGCGCACGAAGGCGCACACATGCATCCTGATAGACAGGCACGACGTGGGTTCAGGGCTGTTCAGTGCTGAAGAGTGTGGTGCCTTTAGCTGTAAATGAGGGAGGAGAAAAATTTAATATGGTCACCTGGCAGAACAACGGACAATTTGCAAAATTCTGAAAATTGGCGGCCCAGCAAAGCGGTTTCTTCACCAAGAACTGTCGTCCTCAGAGGAAATCTCTCTTCCCCTGCGCTCCCCCTCTCTCCCCCTGTTTCGCAGTATTAAAGCACAAGCATGAAGACTTTCCGAGAATGACTCGAAAAATCAATGTTGCTAGAGTTCTCTCCCAGAACAGATAATCTATTATCCCCCATTCCTCGCATTTACCACCAACAGCTATCCCCAAAGTAGAAGTAGCTGCAGGCTGTCGGCGCCCCCGGCCAATATCAACGTTCGCAGAGAAGCTGCAGTGATCCACAGGGCGTAAGAACTCACATGTACTCTcttgaaagacagagagagatatcAGTCGGAAATCGGAAAATAATAATTTCGCGTGCTCCCTGTCACGTTGACATGTACAGTGGAAGCATACATGAAATAAAGTATGGGCAAGCGTGGTTGCGAGGAGCAATGTTAATGCTGAACTTTGTTGGCTGTGACCATATTTTGGCGGGAGTATCTGCTCTGAATAAGCAAACTGAAGTGTGAAGACAGCTCATGCCAAAATAAACGGAAAAGAAGCACTAGAGAAGTACCTGTTTGATAATAAATAAGTAGTATTTATAGCgatcttctttttcgttttctttttgcggcGCACTAAAACAAAAACATAAATTGGAAATGTTTTCTCTACTGAAACATGTGATTACCAACGCTAATCCTAATAGAACAGTAGTTGCAATGGAAACGCTCGATACATTGCACATACCCAAGATGTTCTCAAGACCCAAGACTCTTCAAGCTAATGTGGTGGGTCCGTTCGGTAGAAATCGGCAGGCGTATGGACAATACTAGCCGAGGATGTCCTCATCTACGAGGGCGACCAGTCCAATCTACGTGGTATACGTTGCCGCCTTTGGCAATGTCAGATAAGGCCAGGATTTAGTATTTTTCTTGCCCCAACAGCTTGCCCACTGCTTCGCAGTTGACGCACATAACACGTGTACTTGTAGAAGTTTCCACATATAGATAGCGTGTTAATGCGCCAGTTTAACAGCTCAGGCAACGCGGAGAACCGCGATGCAGAGAACTGCAAAATTATCGAAGTGCCTCGGTTTGTCCCTACTTGTTAAAGCTGAAGGGTCCAGCAGTCTTGCCTGCTTTCTGTCATTATTAGTGACAAAGGAAGCGCTTCCACAAAAGTCGTTGAATTGTGATTACGAATCAAGATGTTGATCGCGGCACCAACAAGACTTCAAATAGTATGTTTGGATATACTTTAAGTTACGTCAAAGCTAGTTCATGGCAGTCTAACGAGAAAGGGCTCCATTAAAACTTAAGGCGGCATCCGGACGAGTCATACTGCATGAATGGAACTGTACTgcgagcgaaaacacccgtttcgCTTGCCCGGTACTTTTCCAGTGAAAGTGTTTTGAAGCAGTTAAATTTGAAACTGTGGTTAATTGCGAGGCTCTCACGAATTATCCAAGGCCATGAATCCAGCCCAAAGGTTTACAGAGCAGCTGTAACGGCCGATCACATTCGAGATGAATTCAGGCCTGCGCCTgatgggaagagaaaaaaagagaaaaagatagTTGGCGTTTGATGCAATACTTGCAACAGTAAAGGATACAAATATTACGAGTGGCAAATTCAGGTTTTCCTCAAAAGGCTGAGATCACCTTTAGAAAGGGATAGGTCTATCAGGATGACTTGAAGATAAGTCGAGCTCTCTTACACATTCTTTGCTGTACGCTTGCCTCTTCGACCTCGAACAAAGCCGAACTCAAACAACGGTACATGCCTTAAAAGGAGGACTGACACAAAATTGCTTGGGCTATGGTTCTCCTGCTTAATCAGTAGATATTGATACTGTAATCATGCTAAAGAAACTCGTTTACTCCAGCGCAAGACGATTGTTTGGACTAGCCGCGGTGGTttagcggctatagtgttgcgctgctaagcacgaggtcacgggatcaaaccATGGCAGCTACATTTAGATGGCGGAGAAATGGAAAAAcgctcgtgtcccgtgcattggggacacgGTAAAgatacccaggtggtcaaaataaatatggagacctcccccccccccccccccccactaaggcgttcctcatgatcaaatcgtggcTTTGCGACTTAAAATTGCAGAATTTAATTCGATCAAAATATTGTTTAGTTATATGTTGGTATCACACGACCAGTCACAGTTTCTATTTCGAATAGCACTTCACGCCCCGTCACGTAAGAGGCATATGCTGGCAGACAGTGACGACCACGTGAGTGCGCAGACCACTGACGCACGCTAGTGCACCGCCTACGATGTAATCTATGCTCCTCTTTCGTCAGCTAGTTTGCTGCTGTTGTTTGGTGGGAAACGTGCGCATCGCTGCCCTATCGTATTCCTTCGTTTAACAAAACTCCGCTACGCAGTACGATATCGGCattaaaacccgccgtggttgctcagtggctatggagttgggctgctgagcacgaggtcgcgggatcgattcccggccacggcaaccgcatttcgatgggggcgaaaacacccgtgtacttaaatttaagtgcatgttaaaaaccCTCAGGTGGccgcaatttccggagtcccccagtacggcgtgcctcataatcagaaagtgattttggcacgtaaaaccgcataatttaattaatttcttTATCGGCATCAGAGATTTAGTCATGTTTCAGCGTACACGCAAGCTTACTGTTTGCGGATTACTGGTTAACAGGGGAGGTGCGCCGCAGGAACAACGCTGAAAGCGACATCTGGTTCTGCAGTGTCTACTCGAGTGCACACAAAACTAATGCTGCAACTTAGATATCGTGCCCAACTGCTGGCGTAAAGCGCTGGTAGCAACATAATTTTTTAACATACCATACTTGTATGAAGTTCCcttcagcaataacaatgacgcGGGAAAAATGATTAGAATATATTATAGCATAATTATGGTATGGGCGAGCTGGTTCATGGCTGATCGGTTGGAAAATCAGCGCTAGAAAAATTCACccatgattacgatactccctaatacaaAATTTGAGCACCACtctttcgtgttttcatttcgcgatatattgagccAAAGAATTCGACAGAGACATGTAGCAGATTCGGCGATCGTGGAACACCTGATCTACGGGTC
This window encodes:
- the LOC142586242 gene encoding glycerophosphodiester phosphodiesterase 1-like, with protein sequence MAWLQVTLISVAIASYVIRLCSLSPVDNELAVEAIFGKDDGGDTSRQPPVFAHGGAGLHAPENTLAAMQVAAERMAEGIVVDLSFTRDDAGVLFYGESLERTTNGEGLLAETSFEDLRRLDAGSKHPLSENCLCVRVPTLEEGVHECLRLGLRFIVRVKRYDERAVALLDMLFRQRPKLYRRGLVSSYDPLFIYALRYRNPDIVTALTWRPGLLAYEDVEKWRPRFDTLKEHLKAGVADWFLELALNTGLLHYVTAFTCSPEAGGEYCVFSSDSSTGVSGFAAASGASSGDTTSSLGLYNKI